The following proteins come from a genomic window of Polaribacter dokdonensis:
- the upp gene encoding uracil phosphoribosyltransferase, translating into MKLHYIGENNSVLNSFIAEIRDKNTQKDSLRFRRNIERIGEVLGYELSKQLSYSSVYIETPLGKKKMQLSYNDLVLCSILRAGLPLHQGLLNYFDKAENAFISAYRSHKKNDEKFEIVVEYFASPEIENKTLLLADPMLATGKSLVAVYEAIKKKSTPKEIHIVAVIGSKEGVDFIAENLPENTHLWIAAIDSNLNSKGYIIPGLGDAGDLAFGSKL; encoded by the coding sequence ATGAAACTACATTATATAGGAGAAAACAATTCAGTTTTAAACTCTTTTATTGCTGAAATTAGAGATAAAAACACTCAAAAAGATTCCTTACGATTTAGAAGAAATATAGAAAGAATTGGAGAGGTATTAGGTTATGAATTAAGCAAACAACTTTCTTATTCTAGTGTTTATATAGAAACACCTTTGGGTAAAAAGAAAATGCAACTTTCTTATAACGATTTGGTTTTATGTTCAATTTTAAGAGCAGGTTTACCTTTACATCAAGGCTTACTTAATTATTTTGATAAGGCAGAAAACGCCTTTATCTCAGCTTACAGAAGTCATAAAAAAAATGATGAAAAATTTGAGATTGTTGTAGAGTATTTTGCATCGCCAGAAATAGAAAATAAAACACTCTTATTAGCAGACCCAATGTTGGCAACAGGCAAATCTTTAGTAGCTGTTTATGAAGCTATAAAAAAGAAAAGTACACCAAAAGAAATTCATATAGTTGCTGTAATTGGCTCTAAGGAAGGGGTTGATTTTATTGCAGAAAATTTACCTGAGAATACTCATTTATGGATTGCAGCAATCGATTCTAATTTAAATAGTAAAGGTTATATTATTCCTGGCTTAGGTGATGCAGGAGATTTGGCTTTTGGTTCTAAATTATAG
- a CDS encoding DUF6427 family protein codes for MLANFLNKSKPINFIGLTVFFFLGYLSFVFNTFSAEEFGLNTLLKSVFILAFFIVIFFIFNFIMVKNRLTFDNSFAFFFFILLTFSVLPVIASYKVLILFVIYLLFVRKIYSLRSVNKVLEKLFDAGFWLGILFILDSRTLLFIPLIYFAIYIHHKITIHTTLTPIIGFTTPLFIFFTYNYWYNQTEVFTELFEPNFSLNLGFYTNSKYLFFINFLFVLSFVSLIFKSLKTLTINNTFRRNWVLLMLHTLIAILYLFLVADKDGSETIYLLFTIAIILANGIEMITKKLFKNIALYAMILCAIGFYFFL; via the coding sequence ATGCTAGCCAATTTTTTAAACAAATCTAAACCAATCAATTTTATTGGATTAACGGTTTTCTTTTTCTTAGGTTATTTGTCATTTGTATTTAACACATTTTCTGCTGAAGAATTTGGACTAAACACTTTGCTAAAGAGTGTTTTTATCTTAGCCTTTTTTATTGTTATATTCTTCATTTTTAACTTTATAATGGTTAAAAACAGATTAACATTTGATAACTCTTTTGCATTTTTCTTTTTTATCTTATTAACTTTTTCTGTACTACCTGTAATTGCAAGTTACAAAGTTTTAATACTTTTTGTAATCTATTTATTATTCGTAAGAAAAATATACAGTTTGCGTTCTGTAAACAAAGTGCTAGAAAAACTTTTTGATGCTGGCTTCTGGCTAGGTATTCTCTTTATTTTAGATTCCAGAACATTGCTTTTTATTCCGTTAATTTATTTTGCGATATATATTCATCATAAAATAACTATACACACCACTCTTACTCCTATTATTGGTTTTACAACACCTTTGTTTATTTTCTTTACCTATAATTATTGGTATAACCAAACTGAGGTATTCACAGAATTATTTGAACCCAACTTTAGTTTAAATTTAGGTTTCTATACCAACTCTAAATATCTTTTTTTTATTAATTTTTTGTTCGTTTTAAGTTTTGTGTCCTTAATTTTTAAATCATTAAAAACACTAACCATTAATAATACATTTAGAAGAAACTGGGTATTATTAATGTTACATACTTTAATTGCTATACTTTATCTTTTTTTAGTAGCAGATAAAGATGGGTCTGAAACCATTTACCTATTATTTACTATAGCTATTATTCTTGCAAATGGAATTGAAATGATTACCAAAAAGCTATTTAAAAATATTGCTCTGTATGCAATGATTCTATGTGCAATAGGTTTTTACTTTTTCCTATAA
- a CDS encoding DUF6341 family protein, with translation MIASNIFKWIGSLFTDILFIPFRWLRLEVATADLGWWISNAVNWGFLVVLLVLFAYWMKESKRFLDEGTEDRA, from the coding sequence ATGATAGCAAGCAATATTTTTAAATGGATAGGTAGTTTATTCACAGATATTTTATTCATTCCTTTTAGATGGTTAAGATTAGAGGTTGCCACTGCAGATTTAGGATGGTGGATTTCTAATGCTGTTAACTGGGGGTTTTTAGTAGTGCTTTTAGTTTTATTCGCTTATTGGATGAAGGAATCTAAAAGATTTTTAGACGAAGGAACAGAAGATAGAGCATAA
- the trmB gene encoding tRNA (guanosine(46)-N7)-methyltransferase TrmB → MGSKNKLKRFQENETFKNVIQPTREEAINNFSHKGKWHSFFGNNNPIIVELGCGKGEYTIALARKNPNKNYIGIDIKGARFWRGAKTAIEENLENVAFVRTQIELVDFIFAQNEVSEIWITFPDPQIKYQRTKHRMTNASFLKKYHTVLKEDGIINLKTDSEFMHGYTLGLLQGAGHEILYANHNVYNNEGAPKEVTETQTFYENQYLEVGKWITYIQFRLKY, encoded by the coding sequence TTGGGAAGTAAAAATAAACTGAAACGTTTTCAGGAAAATGAAACGTTCAAAAATGTCATTCAGCCAACAAGAGAAGAAGCTATTAATAACTTTTCTCATAAAGGTAAATGGCATTCTTTTTTTGGAAATAACAATCCAATTATTGTAGAATTAGGTTGTGGTAAAGGCGAGTATACAATTGCTTTAGCTCGTAAAAACCCAAATAAAAATTACATTGGTATAGATATTAAAGGTGCTCGTTTTTGGAGAGGTGCTAAAACTGCAATCGAAGAAAATTTAGAAAACGTTGCCTTTGTAAGAACTCAGATTGAATTAGTAGATTTTATCTTTGCACAAAATGAAGTTTCTGAAATCTGGATTACTTTTCCAGATCCACAAATTAAATACCAAAGAACAAAGCATAGAATGACGAATGCTTCTTTCTTAAAGAAGTATCACACTGTTTTAAAAGAAGATGGTATCATCAACCTAAAAACAGATTCTGAGTTTATGCATGGGTATACTTTAGGTTTGTTACAAGGTGCAGGTCATGAAATTTTGTATGCAAATCATAATGTATACAACAACGAAGGTGCTCCAAAAGAGGTTACAGAAACACAAACTTTTTACGAAAACCAATATTTAGAAGTTGGTAAATGGATTACCTATATCCAGTTTCGCTTAAAGTATTAG
- a CDS encoding MGMT family protein: MKKSDNFFEKVYVVARKIPVGRVTSYGAIATYLGAARSARMVGWAMNNSHNQEEDVPAHRVVNKKGLLTGKHHFDGTNLMQQLLENEGIVVIDNQIQNLESIFWNPAEELK; this comes from the coding sequence ATGAAGAAATCAGATAATTTTTTCGAAAAAGTATATGTTGTTGCTCGTAAAATACCAGTAGGTAGAGTAACAAGTTATGGAGCAATTGCTACATACTTAGGTGCTGCAAGATCTGCTAGAATGGTTGGTTGGGCCATGAATAATTCTCATAATCAAGAAGAGGATGTGCCTGCACATAGAGTGGTTAATAAAAAAGGTTTATTAACAGGTAAACATCATTTTGATGGTACAAACCTTATGCAGCAATTACTAGAAAACGAAGGAATTGTAGTTATTGATAATCAGATTCAAAACTTAGAATCTATTTTCTGGAATCCAGCAGAAGAATTAAAATAA
- a CDS encoding Mrp/NBP35 family ATP-binding protein, producing the protein MSFKKQDIYSALETITAPGEGKSLIENNNVTNVVIFGDEVNVDVTISNPTLQAKKKIESEITKAIKTNVSEKIEVKINLKVEKPVEKKDPNLIRGKEIPNIKNIIAVASGKGGVGKSTITANTAISLAKMGFSVGVLDADVYGPSQHIMFDVEKERPLSVNVDGRSKMKPVENYGVKLLSLGFFTNPDQAVIWRGPMASKALNQLIFDAAWGELDFLLIDLPPGTGDVHLSIVQALPINGAVVVSTPQNIALADAKKGVAMFQQDSIKVPVLGIIENMAYFTPEELPENKYYIFGKDGAKNLAEDINTKFLGEVPLVQSIRESGDVGRPVALQEDTVLEEAFSNITKEMVAQLLERNKNLPPTEVVRITTMSGCSSVKK; encoded by the coding sequence ATGAGTTTTAAAAAGCAAGATATATATTCAGCATTAGAAACTATTACAGCACCTGGAGAAGGTAAAAGTTTAATAGAAAACAACAATGTTACAAATGTGGTTATTTTTGGTGATGAAGTAAACGTAGATGTTACTATCAGCAACCCAACTTTACAAGCCAAAAAGAAGATTGAATCTGAAATAACCAAAGCAATTAAAACCAATGTTTCCGAAAAAATTGAAGTAAAAATCAATTTAAAAGTAGAGAAACCCGTAGAGAAAAAAGATCCTAATTTAATTAGAGGTAAAGAAATACCAAATATCAAAAACATTATTGCTGTAGCTTCTGGTAAAGGAGGTGTAGGTAAATCTACAATAACTGCAAATACAGCCATCTCTTTAGCAAAAATGGGTTTTAGTGTTGGGGTTTTAGATGCAGATGTTTATGGCCCATCACAACATATTATGTTTGATGTAGAAAAAGAAAGACCACTATCTGTAAATGTAGATGGGCGTTCTAAAATGAAGCCTGTAGAAAATTATGGTGTAAAATTATTGTCTTTAGGGTTTTTTACAAATCCAGATCAAGCTGTAATTTGGAGAGGGCCAATGGCTTCTAAAGCATTAAATCAATTAATTTTTGATGCAGCTTGGGGCGAGTTAGATTTTCTATTGATAGATTTACCTCCAGGAACAGGAGATGTACATTTATCAATTGTGCAGGCTTTACCAATTAATGGGGCAGTTGTAGTTTCTACACCACAAAACATAGCTTTAGCAGATGCTAAAAAAGGGGTAGCAATGTTTCAGCAAGACTCTATTAAAGTACCAGTTTTGGGTATTATAGAAAATATGGCTTATTTTACTCCAGAAGAATTACCAGAAAATAAATACTATATTTTTGGTAAAGATGGTGCTAAAAATTTAGCAGAAGATATCAATACCAAATTTTTGGGCGAAGTTCCATTAGTACAAAGTATTAGAGAATCTGGAGATGTTGGTAGACCAGTAGCTTTACAAGAAGACACAGTCTTAGAAGAAGCTTTTAGTAATATTACCAAAGAGATGGTTGCACAGTTATTAGAAAGAAATAAAAATTTACCACCTACAGAAGTTGTAAGAATTACTACAATGAGTGGTTGTAGCTCAGTTAAAAAATAA
- a CDS encoding NifU family protein translates to MTAQETQNNVEKALDEIRPFLMSDGGNIKLLSIEDAIVKVQLQGACTGCSVNQMTLKNGVEATIKKYAPQIEQVINVA, encoded by the coding sequence ATGACAGCACAAGAAACACAAAATAATGTAGAAAAAGCTTTAGATGAAATTCGTCCTTTTTTAATGAGTGATGGAGGAAACATTAAGTTACTTTCTATAGAAGATGCTATTGTAAAAGTACAATTGCAAGGTGCATGTACAGGTTGTTCTGTAAATCAAATGACCTTAAAAAATGGAGTAGAAGCAACCATCAAAAAATATGCTCCACAAATAGAGCAAGTAATAAACGTTGCTTAA
- a CDS encoding NAD(P)/FAD-dependent oxidoreductase → MIKTDILIIGAGPTGLFTVFEAGLLKLRCHLIDALPQAGGQCSEIYPKKPIYDIPAYPEILAGDLTDKLLEQSKQFEPGFTLGERAETIDKQEDGSFIVTTNKGTKHQAPVVAIAGGLGSFEPRKPPIPNIADFEDKGVEYIIRDPEMYRNKNVVISGGGDSALDWSIFLADVAASVTLIHRRNEFRGALDSVDKVQELKDAGKIRLITPAEVIGISGKGRVTAVEVKQKDKENFIIETDHFIPLFGLSPKLGPIGSWGLEIEKNAIKVNNALDYQTNIPGIYAIGDVNTYPGKLKLILCGFHEATLMCQSAYKRIFPDKKYVMKYTTVGGVDGFDGTRKEAPKAVIKKIE, encoded by the coding sequence ATGATAAAAACGGATATATTAATAATTGGTGCAGGTCCAACAGGTTTATTTACAGTTTTTGAAGCAGGTTTATTAAAGCTTCGTTGTCATTTAATAGATGCTTTACCACAAGCAGGTGGTCAATGCTCAGAAATTTATCCTAAAAAACCTATTTACGATATACCTGCTTATCCAGAAATTTTGGCAGGAGATTTAACAGATAAACTGTTAGAGCAATCTAAACAATTTGAACCTGGTTTTACTTTAGGAGAAAGAGCTGAAACCATAGACAAACAAGAAGATGGTTCTTTTATAGTAACTACAAATAAGGGTACAAAACATCAAGCACCAGTAGTTGCAATTGCAGGTGGTTTAGGTTCTTTTGAACCAAGAAAACCTCCTATTCCAAATATTGCAGATTTTGAAGATAAGGGTGTTGAGTACATTATTAGAGATCCAGAAATGTATCGAAATAAAAATGTAGTTATTTCTGGAGGTGGAGATTCTGCCCTAGATTGGTCTATTTTTTTAGCAGATGTTGCAGCATCAGTTACGTTAATTCATAGAAGAAACGAATTTAGAGGGGCTTTAGATTCTGTAGATAAAGTTCAAGAATTAAAAGATGCAGGTAAAATTCGTTTAATTACACCAGCAGAAGTTATTGGTATTTCTGGTAAAGGAAGGGTAACTGCAGTTGAAGTTAAGCAGAAAGACAAAGAGAATTTTATTATTGAAACAGATCATTTTATTCCACTTTTTGGTTTATCACCTAAATTAGGACCTATTGGAAGTTGGGGCTTAGAAATCGAGAAAAATGCCATTAAAGTTAATAATGCTTTAGATTATCAAACCAATATTCCAGGAATTTATGCAATTGGAGATGTAAACACATATCCAGGTAAATTAAAATTAATTCTTTGTGGTTTTCATGAAGCAACTCTAATGTGTCAAAGTGCTTATAAACGTATTTTTCCGGATAAAAAGTATGTAATGAAATATACTACTGTTGGTGGTGTAGATGGTTTTGATGGTACAAGAAAAGAAGCACCTAAGGCTGTAATTAAAAAGATCGAGTAG
- a CDS encoding homogentisate 1,2-dioxygenase, with protein MPFYHKLGEIPPKRHTQFRKKDGSLYYEQLFGTIGFDGMSTNSYHEHRPTMVKKIGKQYSVKPKIAKANNIQSYRFKGFQVKAENDYLESRKVVLTNSDCNIILSAPKKSTEEYFYKNTDADEVIFIHKGSGKLRTHLGNIDFKYGDYLVIPRGIIYKLDFDDENNRLFIVESYSPVYTPKRYRNWFGQLLEHSPFCERDLRRPYELETYNELGDFLIKVKKQGEIIEMTYASHPFDVVGYDGYNFPYAFSIHDFEPITGRIHQPPPVHQTFETNAFVICSFVPRLYDYHPNSIPAPYNHSNIDSDEVLYYVDGDFMSRNDIDQGHISLHPAGIPHGPHPGATERSIGHTETEELAVMVDTFKPLQVTEEAMKIADEDYYKSWLE; from the coding sequence ATGCCTTTTTATCATAAATTAGGAGAAATTCCACCTAAAAGACACACCCAGTTTCGTAAAAAAGACGGTAGTTTATATTACGAACAATTGTTTGGTACTATTGGTTTTGATGGTATGTCTACCAATAGTTATCATGAACATAGGCCAACCATGGTCAAAAAAATAGGGAAACAGTATTCTGTAAAGCCTAAAATTGCCAAAGCAAATAACATACAATCTTACAGGTTTAAAGGTTTTCAAGTAAAAGCAGAAAACGATTACCTAGAAAGTAGAAAAGTGGTTTTAACAAATTCCGATTGTAATATTATTTTATCAGCACCTAAAAAATCTACAGAAGAATATTTTTATAAAAATACAGATGCAGATGAGGTTATTTTTATTCATAAAGGTTCAGGTAAACTAAGAACTCATTTAGGTAATATAGACTTTAAATATGGAGATTATTTAGTAATTCCAAGAGGAATTATTTACAAGCTAGATTTTGATGATGAAAATAATAGACTTTTTATAGTAGAATCTTACTCGCCAGTTTATACTCCAAAACGTTATAGAAATTGGTTTGGTCAACTATTAGAACATTCGCCATTTTGTGAGCGCGATTTAAGAAGACCTTACGAATTAGAAACATATAATGAATTAGGAGACTTTTTAATAAAAGTAAAAAAACAAGGTGAAATTATAGAAATGACCTATGCTTCTCATCCTTTTGATGTAGTGGGTTATGATGGTTATAATTTTCCTTATGCATTTTCAATTCACGATTTTGAGCCAATTACAGGTAGAATTCATCAACCACCACCTGTTCATCAAACGTTTGAAACAAATGCTTTTGTAATTTGCAGTTTTGTGCCACGTTTGTACGATTATCACCCAAATTCAATTCCTGCTCCTTATAACCATAGTAATATAGATTCAGATGAAGTTTTATATTATGTAGATGGCGATTTTATGAGCAGAAACGATATCGATCAAGGTCATATTTCATTGCATCCAGCAGGAATTCCTCATGGTCCACATCCAGGTGCCACAGAAAGAAGTATTGGTCATACAGAAACTGAAGAATTAGCAGTTATGGTAGATACTTTTAAACCATTACAAGTAACAGAAGAAGCTATGAAAATTGCTGACGAAGATTACTATAAATCTTGGTTAGAATAA
- the hppD gene encoding 4-hydroxyphenylpyruvate dioxygenase has translation MSKKIESVNYGLEKIFEGAQDFLPLLGTDYVEFYVGNAKQAAHFYKTAFGFQSYAYRGLETGAKDSVSYVLTQDKIKLILTTPLNSKSPINDHIVKHGDGVKVVALWVEDARKAYAETTSRGAKSYMEPTVESDEFGEVVRAGIYTYGETVHMFVERKNYNGVFLPGFQKWESDYNPPTAGLKYIDHMVGNVGWNQMDVWVKFYEDVMGFVNFLSFDDKQIHTEYSALMSKVMSNGNGRIKFPINEPAEGKKRSQIEEYLDFYEGAGVQHIAVATDDIIKTVSQLRANGVEFLSIPPEDYYHQVPVRLSAFSHELAEDIEKLKSLGIMIDADEEGYLLQIFTKPVEDRPTLFFEIIQRMGAKGFGAGNFKALFESIEREQQKRGTL, from the coding sequence ATGTCAAAAAAAATAGAATCAGTAAACTACGGTTTAGAAAAAATATTTGAGGGAGCACAAGATTTCCTTCCATTGTTAGGTACAGATTATGTAGAGTTTTATGTGGGTAACGCAAAACAAGCAGCACATTTTTATAAAACTGCATTTGGTTTTCAATCTTATGCATATAGAGGTTTAGAAACTGGCGCAAAAGATTCAGTAAGTTATGTTCTAACTCAAGATAAAATAAAATTAATTTTAACAACACCTTTAAACAGTAAATCACCAATAAACGACCATATTGTAAAACATGGTGATGGAGTTAAAGTAGTAGCTCTTTGGGTAGAAGACGCAAGAAAAGCGTATGCAGAAACAACTTCTAGAGGTGCAAAATCTTATATGGAGCCTACAGTTGAATCAGATGAGTTTGGTGAAGTTGTCAGAGCAGGTATTTATACTTATGGAGAAACTGTACATATGTTTGTAGAGCGCAAAAACTATAATGGTGTTTTCTTACCTGGTTTCCAAAAATGGGAATCTGACTATAACCCACCAACTGCAGGTCTAAAATATATAGATCATATGGTTGGTAATGTAGGTTGGAACCAAATGGATGTTTGGGTAAAATTCTACGAAGATGTTATGGGATTTGTTAACTTTTTATCTTTTGATGATAAGCAAATTCATACTGAATATTCTGCATTAATGAGTAAAGTAATGTCTAATGGAAATGGTCGAATTAAATTTCCTATTAACGAACCTGCAGAAGGTAAAAAACGTTCTCAAATAGAAGAATACTTAGATTTCTACGAAGGTGCAGGTGTACAACATATTGCAGTGGCTACAGACGATATTATAAAAACAGTTTCACAATTACGTGCAAATGGAGTAGAATTTTTATCAATACCACCTGAAGATTATTATCATCAAGTACCTGTTAGATTATCAGCCTTTAGTCATGAATTAGCAGAAGATATAGAAAAACTAAAATCTTTAGGTATAATGATAGATGCAGATGAAGAAGGGTATTTATTACAAATTTTCACAAAACCTGTAGAAGACAGGCCAACATTATTTTTTGAAATTATTCAAAGAATGGGTGCCAAAGGTTTTGGAGCAGGTAACTTTAAAGCGCTCTTTGAATCTATAGAAAGAGAACAGCAAAAAAGAGGAACATTATAA
- a CDS encoding tryptophan 2,3-dioxygenase family protein produces the protein MKRDEILKAIEEKYDKLGVPVDAMLEGLLHSTPITYWDYIQTDALLGLQTPRTNQPDEMVFIMYHQINELLFKMILWEIDQVAKINEVSAQKFSMHLDRISRYFDMLCSSFTVMTEGMEREQYLKFRNTLTPASGFQSAQYRKVEFASTELINLIDARYRDSIDRNSSFKNAYNHLYWQAAGKNYTTGQKSTLLNLFEKKYLGEFIDFMEDYNDINLSLKFKQLPLEEQENKELIKAMRHYDYTVNVKWVMAHYNTAAKYIGGNDSELKATGGSNWRKYMHPKYQRRIFYPYLWSEEELKNWGTF, from the coding sequence ATGAAGAGAGACGAAATTTTAAAAGCTATAGAAGAAAAGTACGATAAACTTGGTGTTCCTGTAGATGCTATGTTAGAAGGTTTATTACACAGTACACCAATTACCTATTGGGATTATATTCAAACAGATGCATTACTAGGTTTGCAAACGCCTAGAACCAATCAGCCAGATGAAATGGTATTTATCATGTATCATCAAATAAATGAACTGTTGTTTAAAATGATTTTGTGGGAAATAGACCAAGTTGCCAAAATTAATGAAGTTTCTGCACAGAAATTTTCTATGCATTTAGATAGAATAAGTAGGTATTTTGATATGCTCTGCAGTTCTTTTACAGTGATGACAGAAGGTATGGAAAGAGAACAGTATTTAAAATTTAGAAATACATTAACACCTGCAAGTGGTTTTCAGTCAGCTCAATATAGAAAAGTTGAGTTTGCATCAACAGAACTAATTAATTTAATAGATGCAAGATATAGAGACTCTATTGATAGAAATTCTTCCTTTAAAAATGCATACAACCATTTGTATTGGCAAGCAGCTGGTAAAAATTATACTACAGGTCAAAAATCGACATTATTAAATCTTTTTGAGAAAAAGTACTTGGGTGAGTTTATCGATTTTATGGAAGATTATAATGACATCAATCTTTCCTTAAAATTTAAGCAACTACCTTTAGAAGAGCAAGAAAATAAAGAGTTGATAAAAGCAATGCGTCATTATGATTATACAGTAAATGTAAAGTGGGTAATGGCTCATTATAACACAGCAGCAAAGTATATTGGAGGTAATGATTCTGAGTTGAAAGCAACAGGTGGAAGTAATTGGCGAAAATATATGCATCCAAAATATCAGCGTAGAATATTTTATCCTTATTTATGGTCTGAAGAAGAACTTAAAAACTGGGGAACATTTTAA
- a CDS encoding DUF3108 domain-containing protein, giving the protein MKKKTLLLIAIFTSTFFLAQEKTPAFKSGEWLRYKMSYSGFLRAGTAILEVDESEINGKKVFHTKGEGWTSGMIKWFFQVEDLYESYFDKEETKPYLFKRKINEGGYKKHRITSFNYNSNQAYIQDFVKQTDTTVAFSNVQDVLSSFYFLRNQDVSNLQKGEEIKLDMFLDSQVYPFKLKFLGEEQIKTKFGKVNTLIFRPLVQSGRVFKEQESVTIWITDDANKIPIKMKASLTVGSLRAELEEYKGLANPFKKL; this is encoded by the coding sequence ATGAAGAAAAAAACCCTGTTATTAATTGCCATATTTACATCTACGTTTTTCTTAGCACAAGAAAAAACACCTGCTTTTAAGTCTGGTGAGTGGTTGCGTTATAAAATGAGTTATAGTGGTTTTTTAAGAGCAGGAACTGCAATTTTGGAGGTAGATGAATCTGAAATTAATGGTAAAAAAGTATTTCATACAAAAGGTGAAGGTTGGACATCAGGAATGATAAAATGGTTTTTTCAGGTAGAAGATTTGTATGAATCTTATTTTGATAAAGAAGAAACAAAACCATACTTATTTAAAAGAAAAATTAATGAAGGTGGCTATAAAAAACATAGAATTACCTCATTCAATTACAATTCTAATCAAGCTTACATTCAAGATTTTGTAAAACAAACAGACACAACAGTAGCGTTTAGTAATGTGCAAGATGTTCTGTCATCATTTTACTTTTTAAGAAATCAAGATGTTAGTAACCTTCAAAAAGGAGAAGAAATTAAACTAGATATGTTTTTAGATTCTCAGGTTTATCCTTTTAAACTTAAGTTTTTAGGAGAAGAGCAGATAAAAACAAAATTCGGAAAAGTAAATACGCTTATTTTTAGACCTTTAGTACAATCAGGTAGGGTGTTTAAAGAACAAGAAAGTGTAACTATCTGGATTACTGATGATGCCAATAAAATTCCAATTAAAATGAAAGCCTCATTAACTGTAGGTTCTTTAAGAGCGGAATTAGAAGAATATAAAGGCTTGGCAAATCCTTTTAAGAAGCTATAA
- a CDS encoding peptidoglycan DD-metalloendopeptidase family protein, whose amino-acid sequence MKNIVILFVFILAFTSCKEEDKAPESQKIVEPEPEIRFGYKIDDYKVIQDTIKSGESFGIILDRHHVFYPKINQIAATVKETFDVRKVRAGKPYTILASKDSTEKAQVFIYKHDKINATIVDFKDSVIVAKKYKKPIKLVEKVASGVVNSNFTISMDSLGLRPNLTYKVADIYAWTLDFLRLQKGDSFKIVYEEKFIDDSTFAGYGNVKSAVFKHKGKDLYAFRFLADSTLNIHEYYDDEANMLRSQFLKAPIKFQYRISSRYNLRRRIAYYGNKIRPHRGTDFAAKIGTPIIATASGTVTESTRRGGNGKYVKIKHNSTYSTQYLHMSKQAVKKGQYVKQGDVIGYVGMTGNTGGPHVCYRFWKYGKQVDPLREKLPAAEPMKKNVKPSFFEYIKPLKYQLDYERIEVPEPQEVKEIIAQK is encoded by the coding sequence TTGAAAAATATAGTCATTCTCTTCGTTTTTATTCTTGCATTTACATCATGTAAAGAAGAAGACAAAGCTCCTGAAAGCCAGAAAATTGTAGAACCAGAACCAGAAATAAGATTTGGTTACAAAATAGACGATTATAAAGTTATTCAAGATACCATAAAAAGTGGTGAAAGTTTTGGAATTATCTTAGACAGACATCATGTTTTTTATCCTAAAATTAACCAAATTGCAGCAACAGTTAAAGAAACGTTTGATGTTAGAAAAGTAAGAGCAGGTAAACCATATACAATTTTAGCAAGTAAAGATTCTACAGAAAAAGCCCAAGTTTTTATTTATAAACATGATAAAATAAATGCCACTATTGTAGATTTTAAAGATTCTGTAATTGTAGCAAAAAAGTATAAGAAACCAATTAAATTGGTAGAAAAAGTAGCTAGTGGAGTTGTTAATAGCAATTTTACAATATCTATGGATAGCTTAGGTTTAAGGCCAAATCTAACTTATAAAGTTGCAGATATTTATGCTTGGACTTTAGATTTTTTAAGACTTCAAAAAGGAGACTCGTTTAAAATTGTTTACGAAGAAAAGTTTATAGATGATTCTACATTTGCAGGTTATGGAAATGTAAAATCTGCAGTATTTAAGCATAAAGGAAAAGATTTATACGCTTTTCGATTTTTAGCTGATTCTACCTTAAACATTCATGAGTATTATGATGATGAAGCAAATATGCTTAGAAGTCAGTTTTTAAAAGCACCAATAAAATTTCAATATAGAATATCTTCTAGATATAATTTAAGAAGAAGAATCGCATATTATGGAAACAAAATTAGACCTCATAGAGGTACAGATTTTGCAGCTAAAATAGGCACCCCAATTATAGCAACTGCAAGTGGTACTGTAACAGAATCTACAAGGAGAGGTGGAAATGGTAAGTATGTAAAAATTAAACATAACAGTACTTACTCAACACAATATTTGCACATGAGTAAGCAAGCCGTAAAAAAAGGGCAATATGTAAAACAAGGAGATGTAATTGGTTATGTAGGTATGACAGGGAATACAGGTGGGCCTCATGTTTGTTATCGTTTTTGGAAATATGGCAAACAAGTAGATCCTCTTAGAGAAAAACTGCCTGCAGCAGAACCAATGAAAAAGAATGTTAAACCATCATTTTTCGAGTATATTAAACCTTTAAAGTATCAATTAGATTACGAAAGAATAGAGGTTCCAGAACCACAAGAAGTTAAAGAAATTATAGCACAAAAATAA